Sequence from the Cuniculiplasma divulgatum genome:
AGGTAATGGTCAACATAATGTTAAGGGAGAAAGGTCTACCGCTTGACAGATTCACCGAAATCCTCACAGATCAGAAGAGACTCTTTTCCTATTTTCCGGTTCAGGAGCACTCCCCAATAAGAAATGCACTCAGTTCCGGCAATATTTCAAGGAACTGGGGGGACTTCATAATGAGTTCACTGAACAAGCTCCTGCCGCTGGTGGGAAATCCGCTGATCAGAAGAGTCATCTCAGTTTCTGAGGAAAAGAGCGTTAACCTGGATCATTGCATACTCACTGGAAACAAGCTCATAAGCCCTGAAATCAGTATTGGTGAGACCGGGGTAACATCGGCCAGCATCATTGCAAGCGTGCTTCTGGCAAGAATCTGGAACATACTTGTTGGGCGCGGCCCATCTGATTACAAGACATATATCATCATCGATGAAGCCCACATAATACCTGAATCTGTCCTTGACATGTTTCTTTCCCAGGGAAGGAAATATGGTGTCATCCTCATCCTTGCCTACCAGTCCCTTGGCCAGCTGACTGACAAATTCAGGGATGTTATGTTCTCGAACCTGAACAACTATGCCTGCTTCAACCTGACTGAGAGGGATGCCAAGTACATATCGGACAACATAACATGGAGTTCGAAGAGGCAGAGTGTCATAGAGACACTGGTAAACCAGCCCAGACATTATGTCACAGTGACATGCAATCATGTTGAGGCGGAGGGATCATCATCCAGTAATTCTGGAAAATACGGTCCCATCACCCTGAAGCCACCATTGATTGCACATGCCCCTGACACTGCCTCTGTGCAAAAAATCAAGGCATCCATCATAAACAGAATCGGATACGGTGAGGAGAATACGACATCATCCTGTGAAAATTCCACGCTGCACAACAGGCTGATCTTTCTCTTTTCAGACTTCTTGGAGTCCAGGAATGTGAAGGTAACTGTTGAGCCCAATATCGGGAATCTTATACCGGACATACTCATTGAACATAACGGCAGGATCATTTACTGTGAGGTTGAAGATTCCGATCTCATGGTTTCTCACAGGATTGCGAAGAAGATGGTGGATTACATGGGCAATCCCATTATCTTCCTGTGCAGGGATGAAGACTTTGGAAAAATAGTATCCATTTTTAGGAACATGGTGGGGCATGCCGGAGATGGTGGCTTTTACCAGAACGGAGATGAGATTATACCGTTCTCAAAAATACCTGAAGCCCTTCTGAACACCTCGCTGGTTACATATTCCGGGAACACTTTCAGTTTCTTCAACGGCATTAAAAAGGTAAAGTTTTCTCCCATGCATCTGGAAAAGGATTCCTCATTCATGAATCGTGCGAAGAAACTCCCGTATGGAAATCTGCGCTTAAACATCCTCCTAAACCTTGTGGAAACTGTCAGAGATGGAGGAGGAATTGATCTTGATGTGCTGGAGGCAAAATACGGAAGGGACAAGCTCCGTGAGCTTCTGCAGGTCATAAGGGATTCAGGATACAGCGAAGGCCTAACCTTCAATTCGCTCCTTGAACTGGACAGAATCCACGAACCTGATATGCAAGACGGTGAGGTAACTGAATAAGGTGGAGCTCTGCAAGGGCGCGGATATTTCAATCAAGCGATATTCTGGCTGGGAATCATGGTCACCATAAGGAAGATGGAGCAGGGAGGCAGAACCTACTACTACCTGGAATACCCGGTTAAGGTTAACGGAAGGGTCAGAAAATATTCGAGATACATTGGAAAGGATATTCCGGAGGATATTGATCACCTTAAGAGGCAGTTTCAGCTTGAGATCATTGAGAACCGCCGGGAACCGCTATCCTTGCATGCCAGGAGTGTGATGATAGGCCGGACTGATGGAATGTCAAGGGAGAAGATCGATCAGTTTTACCATGAAACCGCACTGCATTTCACTGCCAGTACACTGAAACTGGCTGGTTCCAAGCTGACGGAACTCGAACTTAAAAGACTTCTCGTTGATAAAGTGATCCCTGGCTGGCGCGACACGGATGATGTTAAACTGGCGGTAGTTCACTATGGAATCGCAAAAGACATTCTTCTAAACAGCCCGCAACTTTCCCTCGACCTTCTGGCTGAGTGGCACTGGAAGCTCTATCGTGAGATCAAGCCATCGATTGCCGGTGTAATCACAGGGGTGCATGGAGCTGAGGCGGAATATTCAGGGTTCGATTCTGCCTACAGAGAATACAGAGAAAAATTTGGTGGTCTCATGCTTGCTGGCCTGATTCATTTTGTTTTATTTAAAAGGCCACAGTTTCAGGACGGGAATGGAATCATTGCAAGGCTCGCAATGAACTGCGTTTTACATGCCAGTGGGTTTCCCATTCTGGACATTGATTACAGTGAGAGGAAACGGTATGAAAACGCACTGGAAAGATCTTTGAAATTCAATGACGAAACGGAGTTTCTCAAATGGTTTTTCCTGAAATACAAAAGAAAAATTGCGAAATTTGAATCGCCCATATAAACTGAAATTCATCAGCGCCCTATAATTAATTTTACTTTCCGGATGAATTAAAAATTGAGTTTCGCAAGAAAATAGGCGGGAAATGTTACACTGAGCCAGGCAGTTCCGTGGTTTCCGTTTCTTCCGGTTTGCGGAAGAAACCTCATGTAAAAGAAGTCCGCAAATAAGGTTAAGAATGGTTCTGGAAAAAGATGGAATTATCCCATCTAATTTTTTGGTGCTGTCATCGTGGCCCCCTGATCATATTCATGTTTCAATCTCCGGATGAAGGACATCGGTCCCACGCAAACACAGCTTGAGAAGCAGGCCCGGAATCTCCTTGGAGGTCTCAGCATAATAACAACAGTGGATCAACTCCTACCGCAGATGAGAAAGTAATCCGGCACTCTAGGGGACTATTCTGGTTTCAATTCACTGCTCAGAGGGATGCAGGGTCCAAATGCTACCATCGTCAGGTCTAGGAACGAGTGGAAGTATTTCGGTCGGGAAGTGAATGATGGTGCAATCCCAATAAGTGTGCTCTATCCTGTGGGAGAAGCACACAAGGATGGCCCTAGAGAAGTGAAGGACTGTATTGAGAAGAAAAGATTTGAAGGTCTTAGTGATGAAGCCCTTGAGTAAATTGTCAGGAAGAAATTCAACCTCACTGGTGGTGGTTTTACCAAGGTATAAAGCACCGGAAAGGTATATTACTTCTCACAGACCACACCCATTCCTGGAAAAGCAAAGCCGATTGAGGCGGATGTAAAGGCGACAACCCTTTACAACACTCTGAAAAAGATCGCAAAGGAGCATTACGAGGTTGAGGAATCTCCAATCAATAATGGTGCAAGAGGATATACAGCACATTCAGGGGAAGGCCAGAAGATAGTTGTGATGAAGATACTAGGAGAGGATGTGAATGTCCTCCATACCCTGATACATGAGATGTCCCATGCTCGGCTTGAATATCTCTACAGGAAAGAACTTCCAAGAGGCCTTGCTGAATCTGAGGCAGAATTGTCAACATACCTTGTAGGAGCGCACTTTGGCTTTGACTTCAGAGAGGATTCTTCAGCATACATCAAGGGATGGCTTGATGATGCTAAAAAGGCGGGAAAAGGACTAGGAAAGGAGAACCTTGACAGGGTTCTGAACAATGCAAGGTGGCTGATAAACGAAATATTTAACAAATTATCTTAATATTTCATAATCTTGCCATGTTAGAAAATCTATTTTCCCGTCATGCAACTCACAGGAATCGTTGGCACATACCCAGTATTCCACATTATCCTTACCTATTCTTGGGAACACTAAAGATCCGCATCTTGGGCAAGAATATCTTTCTCTGAATTTTTTATGATCTAAAACTGTGTAAACCACAGGAACTAAACCACTTTCTATGATTAGCACAACACTTATGATCGGATTCATAGCTTGGAAATTTGCAGCAATCTCAATGATAGTGAATAGCAGTATTATGAACATGGTGTTAAAAAGCGGATTGTAATAAGATTTGTCAAGATATTCCTGTCCTGGCTGATTCAGCTTAACATGGGTAATTTACTTCTTTCCATGACCTGAATTCCCTCTTTTGATAACAGTAAAGACACTCTGGTTTGAACATAGAAATTTGAATGACAGACTTGATAATATATTTTGTTTAAAAGATACAACAATTCAAATGTTTGTATTCTTAACCGTAATATGATCCCGGAACCAAGTTTCGACAAGGAAAGGAAACATGTAGTTTCTTTTATGTCTGCAAAAAATCTAGACAGCGAGCTTTTGATGAAAAGTGTGAATCCAGGAAACGCAATACCTTTATCCGTACTAACGCTGAATGACTTGGCCATATACCCGGGCATTGGACTTTATTTCTTCTACAATATGAGAAATGAGCTTCAATATGTTGGTAAATGCACTTCCAGGTCTTTTATGGAAAGAATCCCATCTCATTTTGATTGCAGGAATCATGCTAGGTTTGCTACAATTGCCAGAAGACGAGTTGATGAACTTAGTCAAAGTGATGACATTTCGGAGACAGTCTATCAAGCATTAACGGACTTGAAGTTGTTCCTTGTAAATTTTATGTATGATAAGATTTTTTGGGACAACGGGAGTTATTCTGATATTAACAAGAAACAAGAAACTGGTCGTGAAGCAGAATATATAGAAAAGCTTGAAAGAGACACAATACAGAAGAAAGAACCTCATCTGAATAGGATGAACAAACGGAAATCTACTCATCAGAACGATGACCGTAGGAGTGAGATTTAATAATGATGCTGGGAATATACATTTTCAATGGGATTAATTGAAATTTCGGAAACCTATAATCGTTTTCTCCGGCACCTCTCAAATAAAAGTGGATCTCTTGCGCCACTTCAGCTAACAGGCTTACTTGAAGATTATCTCGTACATGAATTTATAGTTCATGTGTACAAGGAAACGAGGGGTGAAATTTTAGGAATAACCAATCTTGGAAACAAAGGGGAGCGGAAGTATGACATTGCTTTTATTAAAAACAATCTAATGGGTAATAGAGAAATAGTAAGTGCATTTGAAGCCAAGTATATTACGAACGCTCATAAACTTAGAAAAGAGGAAGATGCCATTGACAATATCGGCACAACTCTGAAGAGCCTCTCAAAACAACTCAAGAATGTTATTACCAACAAACACGGAGGTTATCCAGTGGTTCAGGAAGCAGTTGGAAGTAAACTTTACGGTTTGGTTTTTGCCTCATGTCGAAAATCAAGTCCAGGCAATGGAACAAAGAGTAATTTTTTTGATAATCAGATACTGGACCGGGCCAAGAAAATGGGATTTACGCGCTACGGTTCAAATGAGGATGAACCTATTTTCAATGACGTATATGAGGATATAGAAGTGCGCGCTGTCGGGTACAAATATTACCTTACACTCAAAGTAGGCTTATGGCAGAGCAGTGAATCTGAGGATTGAAAACAGAATCACAGGTTTTACTGCGTACGAATGCGAAGAGCTTCTAGGCGCTTTTGTTTATTTCTTGTTAACTCCTGTTGTAAAACTTAACGGGGCTTAAATATTCTTCAATATGATTAACAGAGCAAGGGGTCTCGGATCAAACACAGCACAGCAAAAGAGATATTTTATATAATTAAACCTTGAATGTAGTGAAGAGGTATAAATCTGGCAAAGTCAGTATATAAAATTTACACTGTCGATGTGATTCCATTTTTTGTTATAGTGGTGTTCTTCATTGTCGGCCTTTTAGTTAGAATATTTTTTGGAAATGCAGTGTTGTCTCTTGCTAACTCCGTGAATACACCCTGGGGAATAATCACGTCTAACTTTGTCTTTGACGGCTTCCAGAACATGGAAGCTATGCTTCTATTTCTAGTATTTCTATATCTTACAAGCGTGTCATTCAAAATTAAACTTAGAAATGGAAGATACATAGCCACATTAGTAAGTATGTTCGCAGGAGGCATTATTGCGAACTTTTTGTGGTTTTATGAGATGTTTAGAAGTGGGAGCACTGTTACCAGTGCCGGCCAGTCAGGGGTTGTCTATGCATTCTGGGGCGCATGTTTTTCCCTGTTCCTCTTCGATACCATAATTATCATAATCGGCAAAGGAGCCAAATTAATCAGAAGAAATTCCTCTCAAATTGGGGCACTTAAGTCAAGCTCGAAGAGGTTGAGATGGATAGGAGGTGCCTGCTCTGTTGTGTTCTCAATAATCGTATTGGCGGATTTGTATGATGGACAGAGAGCATTTTTTTCAGAGCTTCCTCACATTAACTATTTCGTACATATAGCAGCATTTTTTAGTGGAGTGTTAATTTGTGCTTTCATTTACTTGCCCATATTAATTAGAAACATACTCAAAGTTAAGCCCATTACGACCGTTCAGTTATAGAAAATGCATGTCCAAGTAGCGAATTGACACGGTAAAAAAAGAACAAATTATTGGGCGTTACAATAATAATGGATGACTTAATCAAAGTCAACGTTGGCAAAAATTTATGCCCTAGCAATGGTTTCGTACAATGAGACAAAATGCCTGAAGAAAAGAAGCGTTCTTCGAACGCCCAAAGGTCGGATGCCTTCAATCCAACGTCCAGTGATTCTAGGGCAAATGCCGATAACAGGAGCAACCAGATGAACCCTAACAATACGGCCTACAGATCTTCAAGGAAGGGAAGAAAGTAATTTTCACCCTTCTATTTTTTTAAGGCCATTGTTTAGAATGACGAAATATATTAATTGAATAAAATTTGGAGTGGGTAGGTGAATTCAAGATCGATCTTCGCCGTATTATTCGGGTTTGCCCTGAACTCTATCTCCACTGCGCTCACCTTTGTCAGGTTTACAATCCCGGTGTCGTTTGGCTTGTAACCAGTGCTAAATGGAAATTTTTCAGAACTAGAATTTTTCCACCCCACAACGATCATATTTACGGTCTGATTCTGTCCTAGGCCATTGACTACATAGAATGAATACACGACACTTACATTGCTGGTTGAAAATGGATAGGTGTTAATCAATATGGTTCCATTTGGCGACAACGAAAATTGACTGAAACTCTGTATAAGAACAGATCTTGATCCCTGGGAGAACCCATTTTGATATCCAATGTCCTTACCATGGTTAAGGCCAAGCTCATAAAATCCAATCGAGGCAGAAATTAATGCAACGGTTACTACAGTGGCAATGATCAGATCTCTTTTCCTCCACATGCTGCAAAAACATATTTAACCCATATAATTTTAACGAATCCTTCGACCCTGAAGGAGTTCTTAGGAGTTACTCGTATAGAAAGTCACTGGGACAGATGGCACATTATTGATTATCAATGATGACTTTTTCGTATTGTAAAGCTAATACAAACTTACCAGACTCATTATTCCTCAAGGTTGACAAAATCTGCTATCAGGAATCCGTCAATGGGTAGGAACCTGATCCGTTCAATTGATGAAAAGGGATTCAACGGAGAACCTCCGTCAGAGCCATAATGTGAAACAATGTCTACTAGATCTGAGTCTGTTGCAGACCTTACTTCTGCTTCGAATCCAGCCATGAACTTAGAACTAATTAAGGTATTGAAATATTTCCTATGGATTTATATATTTTAAAAATTTATAGACGCATGGTTAGCAATGAAGCAATAAAATTTGTAGTAAATGATGGACCATATGTAATTTCATCTGCCCCGTCTACAACTTCAGTAAATGTTTTGAATACCTTCAACAAAAAGGGTGGTTTGCAACAGATTTCAATAGGTCCCTCAGAGTGTGGAAATGAAAGAGATGGAAGGGCATCTGATGTGAATTCGGTGTGGAAATCACTTGACATTAGTAAATTTATTCCAGGCCAGTTTAGAAGTGTCCTTGATTTATTCAGGGAAGCTCTGTCCTGCTACCAAAATGGAGCATACATGGCATCATGTATAATGTGCCGGACTGCTACCGAATCACTCTTATTTATCGCAATAAACTCTGAGTATGATCACGATAAAAGGGAAATAAAATTCATGAGGCCACAAAATAAGGAAAAAGGAGGCCAAAAAGGATATATGAAATATGACGAAATCCTGAGAGAGGCTAATAAGTATTTGAATGATAATGAAAAAAAGTGGTTAGAACCAAAATTGGATTCAAACGGCAAAGAAACAGGTCTAATCAGACACAGTGGGGATATCGTGGCACACTACAGTGAAAAAATAAGTGAGGAGATAAGTTCTTTAAGTGCGAGTCAGTTAATAGAATTCTGGAAAGACAAGGATTCGACCTTAGAAATCCTTAAAAAAACTGCTTTGGTTATTAAAATGGTAAATGACAGATACAAATCTGTTAATATGATCCATTAACGGGAATAAATTATACATTCTCATCGAATAAAATTTTAACTTCTAATGCACAACAGGTAGATACTTGCGTTAAATTTAATTCATAATCTTAACTTTCATCAGATAATACATTCACTATTATGATAAAGGCACTGTAATCTCAACTAACAAGTGTGAGATTAATGGGACTCAGGATGAATAACTAATTTTCTAAACATAGGGAGATGATGATTATTGTCAATATCTAAACAGCTATATTTAGGCCCATAGTTAGATCTTCAAAAATTTCGGGTGAGGGCCCTCAGACCCGTTGGTTTTGAAACCTCTGATTATGATTGATAATGTATTGAGAAAATATATCACAATTTTCTGAACCCATACAAATTAAAACCTCGCCTTATTCTTTTGAATTATGTGTCTGATTTCCTGAGTAATTTAGATGTGTTTTTCGGGTCTTCATAGAATGATCTTTGGACAGAATAACATATAAAAGATGGTTTCCATTTATTGCACGCGGATTATGTCGAGTTACTGGAAATACTCCCTAAAGGATATGACAAGAGATGACCGAATGCCAGAGCCAACGAAAAGTGAATTGAAGGCGAGATATTTACTCAAGAAGATAGGTATACCCTTCGAAGTAGAACATAAACTTTTCTTCTCTTTGTCGAGGTTTTACACACCTGACTTAATTGTCGGGGGCAATCTCATTGTGGAAATTGACGGAAAGATACATGATAGAAGCTGGATGAAAACACCAGATAGAATAAGGCAGAGGGCACTTGAAATGATGGGTTACACCGTTATAAGGATAAAGAATGAGGAGCTTAACGCGAATCCCGAAAGATGTGCTGATTTTATACGAGAAAAATTCTATCAGGTAACAGGTGTAAGCAAAGAAAGTAAGATCAACAGAATTCCTACACAAATGCGCGGTGGCAAAAAGACCTCCATAGAAATATCCAAACAAGCTCAAAAATTGTTGAAGGAGAATAGCAGTCTCCTTCAATATGAATCTCCACAATTTGAGGAGAGTCTTGAAGAAATAATGACCGGGGCTTCTAGGGAACCAGAAATAGTTGAAATTGCACTACTACGCAAATTTGGTTATTCACTTGTTTCTGAGAAGGACAGTAAATACTTGGATTTTCATTCTGCGGCAGAATCCTTCAAGAATTGCCTATCTATTGCAGAAAATCTGTTGGGGCCTTATGGGGTCGTCGGGCTTGAGAACTCATTTTTAATCACGGCACCCAATTTCATTAAAAATTTAGTATTCAATGGCGGACCTCGTGTAAAGCCAAATATCGTTGAAATAACAAGTGAGGACGAGTTGAACTTTACTATAGATAGATTCAACCAGTATTTCAGGGAATTTGGTGTAACTGTGGATAAATCAGATGTCCTTGCTGAATGCAAAGAAGCTTTGAAAATTAGAAACCCTTCTAGATTAGCTTGGCTGTCCACTCTTTGTGGTTTAGCCTAACACTAATTTTTCTGCATCACATACCATTATGGAATGTGTACAAGTTTGCGTTGATTGTTAATAATAACTTTTTCGCATCGTAAAACTAATGCAAACTTACCCCGTTCATTATTCCTCAAGATTGACAAAACAAACATTTTGTCATGTTATATTTCGTTGGTCTTGCCCGTGTTTATATACTCAGGCACATTGGATGAAGACGTTTTTCATTTGCCCTATGAACAAACGCATTTAAAGACTAAAATATTGTCACGTTATGCCTCTTCCCATCCCACAAAGAGTATATTGATCCGGTCTTCTGGAAGACCGCTCTCAATTGATTTCTTCTCAGATGAGGAGATCCAGCAGATACTGCATGAAATATCCCGCAAGAACGTGGCAGATAAGAGCAGGTCAGAAAAGCACAGAAGGTATTTCCTTCTTGTTGAATTTCTCTTCAGAACATGCGAAAGGATAGATTAAATCCTAAAGGTTAGGCCATTAAGCATAAATCTGGCCACAAATTCAATCAGACTGAAAACACTCAAGCAGGGAAAGGACGGGAACGGCCGGCAACAGAACAGTGATGCCTGATGAAATCCCGGGGAAACTCCTGCTCCGAATGCATGTCCACGGGACATCTCCGATAAAGGATAATAGGGGTTTGCAATCAGCATTATGTGATGGTGCAGTGGATGGTGAAATAATATGCCTGTGGCTGATCTGAAAAAGTTCGCCGAGGATCGGGGGATTGTGATACCGCCGCAGGACGGCATTGTGAATGAGGCTCTCCGGTCGATAATTTCCGGATACGGCGATGACCCCGCGGTGCTCAAGGAAAATTTTGACGAGGCGGTTTCCCTCTCCGAGAAACTTGCGTACGGGATATATCTGAAGAAGGAGAGGGAGTACGGAAGGAGAGTGTTCTTGGAATTCGCAGAGCATCTGTCCGCAACCGGCGAGATCAGGACACTGGATGACCTTGGCACGGTCCTGGGTGACCATTTCACCATCCTTGACCACTTCTACCTGTCTCTGGCACAGTCGAGGAAGTCCAGAGCTGGCAAGGGGTTTGAGGAGATACACAACAGCCTCTTCTCCAGGCTGGGCTACCCTTTCACGGCCCAGGCGGTGATAAACGGGAAGCCGGACTTCGTCATGCCATCGGTGGACTACTACAGGAAAAACCCCATGGAAAGCATAATATTCACGGCAAAGAGAACCAT
This genomic interval carries:
- a CDS encoding DUF559 domain-containing protein, with amino-acid sequence MPEPTKSELKARYLLKKIGIPFEVEHKLFFSLSRFYTPDLIVGGNLIVEIDGKIHDRSWMKTPDRIRQRALEMMGYTVIRIKNEELNANPERCADFIREKFYQVTGVSKESKINRIPTQMRGGKKTSIEISKQAQKLLKENSSLLQYESPQFEESLEEIMTGASREPEIVEIALLRKFGYSLVSEKDSKYLDFHSAAESFKNCLSIAENLLGPYGVVGLENSFLITAPNFIKNLVFNGGPRVKPNIVEITSEDELNFTIDRFNQYFREFGVTVDKSDVLAECKEALKIRNPSRLAWLSTLCGLA
- a CDS encoding type IV secretion system DNA-binding domain-containing protein; protein product: MYRRYYVIRDNAANPPYAGKPWLMSLGSHGIVIGKTGAGKSNYLLHILKHIDREDCNIVLLDPHGQTADSFLSMTGKDPIILSGHDYPGSEGRYSGINALHTSGEEENAYRVGDWMVQAFSSNEAMSNGSWGPRINLIISQVMVNIMLREKGLPLDRFTEILTDQKRLFSYFPVQEHSPIRNALSSGNISRNWGDFIMSSLNKLLPLVGNPLIRRVISVSEEKSVNLDHCILTGNKLISPEISIGETGVTSASIIASVLLARIWNILVGRGPSDYKTYIIIDEAHIIPESVLDMFLSQGRKYGVILILAYQSLGQLTDKFRDVMFSNLNNYACFNLTERDAKYISDNITWSSKRQSVIETLVNQPRHYVTVTCNHVEAEGSSSSNSGKYGPITLKPPLIAHAPDTASVQKIKASIINRIGYGEENTTSSCENSTLHNRLIFLFSDFLESRNVKVTVEPNIGNLIPDILIEHNGRIIYCEVEDSDLMVSHRIAKKMVDYMGNPIIFLCRDEDFGKIVSIFRNMVGHAGDGGFYQNGDEIIPFSKIPEALLNTSLVTYSGNTFSFFNGIKKVKFSPMHLEKDSSFMNRAKKLPYGNLRLNILLNLVETVRDGGGIDLDVLEAKYGRDKLRELLQVIRDSGYSEGLTFNSLLELDRIHEPDMQDGEVTE
- a CDS encoding type II restriction endonuclease, translated to MPVADLKKFAEDRGIVIPPQDGIVNEALRSIISGYGDDPAVLKENFDEAVSLSEKLAYGIYLKKEREYGRRVFLEFAEHLSATGEIRTLDDLGTVLGDHFTILDHFYLSLAQSRKSRAGKGFEEIHNSLFSRLGYPFTAQAVINGKPDFVMPSVDYYRKNPMESIIFTAKRTIRERWRQIVTEGTRGLGFYLATIDPGVSSEQLAEMMSHRIYMVVPHALKMEKYNGRENVISFMEFFRDHLDPRMEVWRRKGVI